Proteins from a single region of Microbacterium sp. zg-Y818:
- a CDS encoding GuaB3 family IMP dehydrogenase-related protein — MEIEIGRAKRARRAYAFDDIAVVPSRRTRNPEDVSTGWAIDAFQFDIPVLAAPMDSVVSPRTAIMLGQLGGLGVLDLEGLWTRYDDPDPLLAEIATLPDAEATRRMQELYAEPIKPELIRDRLAEIRAAGVTVAGALTPQRTQQLYETVVAAGVDLFVIRGTTVSAEHVSSVDAPLNLKKFIYDLDVPVIVGGASTYTAALHLMRTGAAGVLVGFGGGAASTTRATLGVHAPMATAVADVAGARRDYLDESGGRYVHVIADGGVGTSGDIVKALAMGADAVMLGVALARATDAPGRGYHWGPEAHHSRLPRGSRIRVDQKVDLESVLYGPAPVADGTANLIGALKKSMATTGYSDLKEFQRVEVVVAPYRSR, encoded by the coding sequence ATGGAGATCGAGATCGGCCGCGCCAAGCGGGCCCGCCGCGCGTACGCCTTCGACGACATCGCCGTGGTGCCGTCCCGACGCACCCGCAACCCCGAGGACGTCTCGACGGGCTGGGCGATCGATGCGTTCCAGTTCGACATCCCGGTGCTCGCAGCTCCCATGGACTCCGTCGTCAGCCCCCGCACCGCGATCATGCTGGGCCAGCTCGGCGGCCTCGGGGTGCTCGACCTCGAGGGCCTGTGGACGCGGTACGACGACCCCGACCCGCTCCTCGCCGAGATCGCGACGCTCCCCGACGCCGAGGCCACCCGGCGCATGCAGGAGCTGTACGCCGAGCCCATCAAGCCCGAGCTCATCCGCGACCGGCTCGCCGAGATCCGCGCCGCCGGCGTCACCGTCGCCGGCGCCCTCACCCCACAGCGCACGCAGCAGCTGTACGAGACCGTCGTCGCCGCGGGCGTCGACCTCTTCGTCATCCGCGGCACGACCGTCTCGGCCGAGCACGTCTCGAGCGTCGACGCGCCCCTGAACCTCAAGAAGTTCATCTACGACCTCGATGTGCCCGTCATCGTCGGCGGCGCCTCCACCTACACCGCAGCCCTGCACCTCATGCGCACCGGCGCCGCCGGCGTGCTCGTCGGCTTCGGCGGGGGAGCGGCATCCACCACGCGCGCCACCCTCGGTGTGCACGCGCCCATGGCCACGGCCGTCGCCGACGTCGCCGGCGCACGCCGCGACTACCTCGACGAGTCGGGCGGCCGCTACGTGCACGTCATCGCCGACGGCGGCGTGGGTACCTCCGGAGACATCGTGAAGGCGCTGGCGATGGGGGCGGATGCCGTCATGCTCGGCGTGGCCCTCGCACGCGCGACCGACGCGCCCGGCCGCGGATACCACTGGGGCCCCGAAGCGCACCACTCCCGCCTGCCGCGCGGCAGTCGCATCCGCGTCGATCAGAAGGTCGACCTCGAGTCCGTGCTCTACGGGCCGGCTCCCGTCGCCGACGGCACTGCGAACCTCATCGGCGCGCTGAAGAAGTCCATGGCGACCACCGGCTACTCGGATCTCAAGGAGTTCCAGCGCGTCGAGGTCGTCGTCGCGCCGTATCGATCCAGATGA
- a CDS encoding SURF1 family cytochrome oxidase biogenesis protein has translation MLRPWWLGMLVVALAVAGIFAWLGQWQLGNAIDTDPPPPGMTEQLRPLAEVAGPGEYLPEPLVGQRVEASGHWMPGDFVPVASRFNDGVEGYWVTGQLRLDEATTGTGEPTSLAVAVGWAPTEADAQAAIETLEAQAEADPDAAVQLTGRLISDEGPGVPPRGADPQTMTRMSPAALLAHWHDVEGLDVYRAYLTAAEPLGGLEAIASPAPAEGSTVNWLNIFYAAEWVIFAGFAFYMWYRLARDAWEKEVEELEEQQAAASAP, from the coding sequence ATGCTGCGGCCCTGGTGGCTGGGCATGCTCGTCGTCGCGCTCGCCGTAGCCGGCATCTTCGCCTGGCTCGGCCAATGGCAGCTGGGAAACGCGATCGACACCGATCCGCCGCCCCCCGGAATGACCGAGCAGCTGCGGCCGCTGGCCGAGGTCGCCGGCCCCGGCGAGTACCTGCCCGAGCCGCTCGTGGGCCAGCGGGTCGAGGCCTCGGGACACTGGATGCCGGGGGATTTCGTCCCCGTCGCATCCCGCTTCAACGACGGCGTCGAGGGCTACTGGGTCACCGGACAGCTGCGGCTGGACGAAGCCACGACCGGCACCGGCGAGCCGACGTCGCTGGCCGTCGCCGTCGGCTGGGCGCCCACCGAAGCCGACGCGCAGGCCGCGATCGAAACCCTCGAGGCTCAGGCCGAAGCCGACCCGGATGCCGCCGTGCAGCTCACCGGGCGTCTGATCTCCGACGAGGGGCCGGGAGTCCCGCCGCGGGGCGCCGACCCGCAGACGATGACCCGGATGTCGCCCGCGGCCCTGCTGGCCCACTGGCACGACGTCGAGGGACTCGACGTGTACCGCGCCTACCTCACCGCGGCCGAGCCGCTCGGCGGACTCGAGGCGATCGCGTCGCCCGCGCCCGCGGAAGGCTCGACCGTCAACTGGCTGAACATCTTCTATGCGGCCGAGTGGGTCATCTTCGCGGGCTTCGCGTTCTACATGTGGTACCGCCTGGCGCGCGACGCATGGGAGAAGGAAGTCGAAGAGCTCGAGGAGCAGCAGGCAGCGGCATCCGCCCCCTGA
- a CDS encoding DUF3817 domain-containing protein, with protein sequence MPAPKLASFPAIRSALKFYQIASVITGVGLLLLLAEMILKYSPLHVELFAGGSGGLLWFATVIVGPDCQWFSLFFPGSDQCEMISTGDGLNLSLGILVVHGWFYVVYLFACFRVWSLMRWNFRRFLVLALGGVVPLLSFFMETRVAREVKTYLAEREASEAAASAPIPATEGNR encoded by the coding sequence ATGCCGGCCCCCAAACTCGCGTCCTTCCCAGCGATCCGCTCGGCGCTGAAGTTCTACCAGATCGCGTCGGTGATCACCGGTGTCGGACTGCTCCTGCTGCTGGCCGAGATGATCCTCAAGTACTCGCCGCTGCACGTCGAACTGTTCGCCGGCGGATCCGGCGGCCTGCTGTGGTTCGCCACCGTCATCGTCGGCCCCGACTGCCAGTGGTTCTCGCTCTTCTTCCCGGGCAGCGACCAGTGCGAGATGATCTCCACCGGCGACGGCCTCAACCTGTCGCTGGGCATCCTCGTCGTGCACGGCTGGTTCTACGTCGTGTACCTCTTCGCCTGCTTCCGCGTGTGGAGCCTCATGCGCTGGAACTTCAGGCGCTTCCTCGTCCTCGCCCTCGGCGGTGTCGTGCCGCTGCTGTCGTTCTTCATGGAGACGCGCGTCGCCCGGGAGGTCAAGACCTACCTCGCCGAGCGGGAAGCCTCTGAAGCCGCGGCATCCGCTCCCATCCCCGCCACGGAAGGCAACCGTTGA
- the guaA gene encoding glutamine-hydrolyzing GMP synthase, whose translation MTAQTETSQRPVLVVDFGAQYSQLIARRVREAGVYSEIVPHTATAAEIAAKHPVGLILSGGPASVYEPGAPSLDPEVFDLGVPTLGICYGFQVMAQALGGEVANTGLREYGATDATLNGDGGVLLSGQPAAQNVWMSHGDQVAAAPEGFEVLASTEATPVAAFGSDERRMYGVQWHPEVKHSDHGQNVLENFLHKAAGLPADWNSGNVIAEQVAKIREQIGTGRVICGLSGGVDSAVAAALVHKAVGDQLVCIFVDHGLLRKGEREQVEQDYVASTGVRLVTVDARERFLTALAGVSDPEQKRKIIGREFIRTFEQAEAALVAEAAADGEPIRFLVQGTLYPDVVESGGGAGTANIKSHHNVGGLPEDLQFELVEPLRTLFKDEVRAIGRELGLPEVIVGRQPFPGPGLGIRIVGEVTADRLEILRDADAIAREELTKAGLDDEIWQCPVVLLADVRSVGVQGDGRTYGHPIVLRPVSSEDAMTADWTRLPYDVLSKISNRITNEVREVNRVVLDVTSKPPGTIEWE comes from the coding sequence TTGACCGCTCAGACCGAAACCTCGCAGCGTCCCGTGCTGGTCGTCGACTTCGGCGCCCAGTACTCCCAGCTCATCGCCCGGCGCGTCCGCGAGGCGGGCGTCTACAGCGAGATCGTGCCGCACACCGCGACGGCTGCCGAGATCGCAGCCAAGCACCCCGTCGGTCTGATCCTTTCGGGCGGACCCGCGTCGGTCTACGAGCCCGGCGCCCCGAGCCTCGACCCGGAGGTGTTCGACCTCGGAGTCCCGACCCTGGGCATCTGCTACGGCTTCCAGGTGATGGCGCAGGCCCTCGGCGGCGAGGTCGCCAACACCGGGCTGCGCGAGTACGGCGCGACGGATGCCACGCTCAACGGTGACGGCGGCGTGCTGCTGTCCGGCCAGCCCGCGGCGCAGAACGTCTGGATGAGCCACGGCGACCAGGTCGCCGCCGCCCCCGAAGGCTTCGAGGTGCTCGCGTCGACGGAAGCCACCCCGGTGGCCGCCTTCGGCAGCGACGAGCGGCGGATGTACGGCGTGCAGTGGCATCCCGAGGTCAAGCACAGCGACCACGGACAGAACGTGCTGGAGAACTTCCTGCACAAGGCCGCGGGGCTCCCCGCCGACTGGAACAGCGGCAACGTCATCGCCGAGCAGGTCGCGAAAATCCGCGAGCAGATCGGCACCGGCCGGGTCATCTGCGGGCTCTCCGGCGGCGTCGACTCCGCCGTGGCCGCCGCGCTCGTGCACAAGGCCGTCGGTGACCAGCTCGTGTGCATCTTCGTCGACCACGGACTGCTGCGTAAGGGTGAGCGGGAGCAGGTCGAGCAGGACTACGTCGCCTCGACCGGCGTGCGCCTGGTCACCGTGGATGCGCGCGAGCGGTTCCTCACGGCGCTCGCGGGCGTCAGCGACCCGGAGCAGAAGCGCAAGATCATCGGGCGGGAGTTCATCCGCACGTTCGAGCAGGCCGAAGCGGCGCTCGTCGCCGAAGCCGCGGCCGACGGCGAGCCCATCCGCTTCCTCGTGCAGGGGACGCTGTACCCCGACGTCGTGGAGTCCGGCGGCGGCGCCGGCACCGCCAACATCAAGAGCCACCACAACGTGGGCGGGCTTCCCGAGGACCTGCAGTTCGAACTCGTCGAGCCGCTGCGCACCCTCTTCAAGGACGAGGTGCGCGCGATCGGCCGCGAGCTCGGCCTGCCCGAGGTCATCGTCGGTCGCCAGCCGTTTCCGGGCCCCGGCCTCGGCATCCGCATCGTCGGTGAGGTCACCGCTGACCGCCTCGAGATTCTGCGTGACGCCGACGCCATCGCCCGCGAGGAGCTGACCAAGGCGGGCCTGGACGACGAGATCTGGCAGTGCCCCGTGGTGCTCTTGGCCGACGTCCGCTCGGTGGGCGTGCAGGGCGACGGCCGCACCTACGGCCACCCGATCGTGCTGCGCCCGGTCTCCAGCGAGGACGCCATGACGGCCGACTGGACGCGCCTGCCCTACGACGTGCTGTCGAAGATCTCCAACCGCATCACCAACGAGGTGCGCGAGGTCAACCGGGTCGTGCTCGACGTGACGAGCAAGCCCCCCGGGACCATCGAGTGGGAGTGA
- a CDS encoding glycosyltransferase, with product MSESALPDADYLVLASRLIPDRDGGFTISVLRRAGDMAAAGARVRLLTVDPGEQEEHDRDRAEWVRRGLLGAPEDLRNLFDDARADAAWLRAAALPLPVPASAPGADVGSRAIRDAAGRTVLELPVIAGDPAWHLSEAPVVVWSADGAEPIGWLPGFGGLYRAWLNALAAETRRDTVVICEARQVGEVLVADAPPQLDPGIRLVHTTHACHVQAPFTWDAPMDAAWTRWFDVADRFDGVLWLTASQRADVERRVSGIRSFVVPHPAPAGLANDPVPGRIVMLNTLSARKRVDDAIRALATVRASVPHAELHVYGDGPECAALVAMADSLGLGDAVFFHGHTADPEVAWATADLFVLTSTNEGQPLVVLEALGHGVPVVAYDIPYGPRDTLARGGGMLVPDGGVDALAGALTALLTGPGVRAWLADAARAAAAGMDAAASMRALAAAVRAALDAPAPRPGR from the coding sequence ATGAGTGAATCCGCGCTGCCCGACGCCGACTACCTCGTGCTCGCGAGCAGGCTGATCCCCGACCGCGACGGCGGCTTCACCATCTCGGTGCTGCGCCGTGCCGGCGACATGGCCGCCGCCGGTGCACGCGTGCGCCTGCTGACGGTGGATCCCGGCGAGCAGGAAGAGCACGACCGCGACCGCGCCGAATGGGTGCGACGGGGGCTGCTCGGCGCCCCCGAAGACCTGCGGAACCTCTTCGACGACGCCCGGGCGGATGCCGCCTGGCTGCGCGCCGCGGCGCTGCCGCTTCCTGTGCCCGCGTCTGCACCCGGCGCCGACGTCGGCAGCCGCGCCATCCGCGACGCCGCGGGCCGCACGGTGCTCGAGCTCCCGGTGATCGCCGGCGACCCCGCGTGGCACCTGAGCGAGGCCCCGGTCGTGGTGTGGTCGGCGGACGGCGCCGAGCCGATCGGCTGGCTGCCCGGGTTCGGCGGGCTGTACCGGGCGTGGCTGAACGCCCTCGCGGCCGAGACCCGGCGCGACACGGTCGTGATCTGCGAGGCGCGTCAGGTGGGCGAGGTTCTGGTGGCCGACGCGCCGCCGCAGCTGGATCCCGGCATCCGATTGGTGCACACCACGCACGCCTGCCACGTGCAGGCGCCGTTCACCTGGGATGCCCCGATGGATGCCGCATGGACGCGCTGGTTCGACGTCGCCGACCGGTTCGACGGCGTGCTGTGGCTGACGGCGAGCCAGCGGGCCGATGTGGAACGGCGGGTGAGCGGCATCCGCTCGTTCGTCGTGCCGCACCCGGCGCCGGCGGGGCTTGCGAACGACCCGGTGCCCGGCCGCATCGTGATGCTGAACACCCTCAGCGCCCGCAAGCGCGTGGATGACGCGATCCGCGCCCTGGCGACGGTGCGGGCCTCGGTGCCGCACGCCGAGCTGCACGTGTACGGCGACGGGCCGGAGTGCGCCGCCCTCGTCGCCATGGCGGACTCGCTCGGTCTCGGCGATGCGGTGTTCTTCCACGGTCACACGGCGGACCCTGAGGTCGCATGGGCGACGGCGGACCTGTTCGTGCTCACCAGCACGAACGAGGGGCAGCCGCTGGTGGTCCTGGAGGCCCTCGGTCACGGTGTGCCGGTCGTGGCGTACGACATCCCCTACGGTCCTCGCGACACCCTCGCCCGCGGCGGCGGAATGCTCGTGCCCGACGGCGGCGTCGATGCCCTCGCCGGTGCGCTGACGGCGCTGCTGACCGGCCCCGGGGTGAGGGCGTGGCTGGCGGATGCCGCCCGCGCCGCGGCCGCAGGGATGGATGCCGCCGCCTCGATGCGCGCCCTCGCCGCCGCCGTGCGCGCAGCCCTCGACGCCCCCGCCCCCCGCCCCGGCCGCTGA
- a CDS encoding Bax inhibitor-1/YccA family protein, whose amino-acid sequence MALNNPAFANPAFQEQRPGLTPPAASGTQTQYAAAQHQGVDVAAQAQMEGMYAAPSAGAVETDRMTVEDTVVKTVGLFAILLATAVVGWVWTLSPLPDAGPTMMPWIIGALGGFVLAMVVIFSSRKKIRPGLIFAYAAFEGLFVGGISAYFELIFPGIVMQATLATLAVVGVTLALFASGKVRASKKATKIFMIAMIGYLVFSLLNVVLMLTGIMPETAMFGMRSEPSFLFGIPWGVLIGVFVVIMAAYSLVLDFDQVQQGVRNGAPRKFAWMAAFGIMVTVVWLYVEILRILAILRGSE is encoded by the coding sequence GTGGCCCTCAACAACCCCGCATTCGCCAACCCGGCGTTCCAGGAGCAGCGACCCGGCTTGACGCCGCCGGCCGCTTCCGGCACGCAGACCCAGTACGCCGCCGCTCAGCACCAGGGCGTCGACGTCGCCGCCCAGGCACAGATGGAGGGCATGTACGCCGCTCCGTCGGCCGGCGCGGTCGAGACCGACCGCATGACCGTCGAGGACACCGTCGTCAAGACCGTGGGCCTCTTCGCGATCCTGCTGGCCACCGCCGTCGTCGGCTGGGTGTGGACCCTGTCGCCGCTGCCGGACGCCGGCCCCACCATGATGCCGTGGATCATCGGCGCCCTCGGTGGCTTCGTCCTCGCGATGGTCGTCATCTTCTCGTCGCGCAAGAAGATCCGCCCCGGCCTCATCTTCGCCTACGCGGCCTTCGAGGGCCTGTTCGTCGGTGGCATCTCGGCGTACTTCGAGCTGATCTTCCCCGGCATCGTGATGCAGGCGACCCTCGCGACCCTCGCGGTCGTGGGTGTGACCCTCGCCCTCTTCGCCAGCGGCAAGGTGCGCGCGTCGAAGAAGGCCACCAAGATCTTCATGATCGCGATGATCGGCTACCTGGTCTTCTCGCTGCTGAACGTCGTGCTGATGCTCACGGGCATCATGCCCGAGACCGCGATGTTCGGCATGCGCAGCGAGCCGAGCTTCCTCTTCGGCATTCCGTGGGGCGTTCTCATCGGTGTGTTCGTGGTCATCATGGCCGCCTACTCGCTGGTGCTCGACTTCGACCAGGTGCAGCAGGGCGTGCGCAACGGCGCACCCCGCAAGTTCGCCTGGATGGCTGCCTTCGGCATCATGGTCACCGTCGTGTGGCTGTACGTCGAGATCCTGCGGATCCTCGCGATCCTGCGCGGCAGCGAGTAA
- a CDS encoding glycerophosphodiester phosphodiesterase family protein: MPRPRPLVIGHRGAPGYRPEHSRSSYDLALATGADAVEPDVVVSRDGVLMVRHENEISGTTDVADRLEYADRRTTKTIDGEQLTGWFTEDFTADELCGLHCRERLPKLRPASAALDDREQVLRLRDVLDLVRDAARVQGRPIGVVVEIKHATYFAGLGWDVAELVEAELRAAGWDEGELPLVVESFESTVLARLRRSGIPADLIYLLEAAGKPFDLVAGLGADAPDYADTVTPAGLDALVGRVEGISVDKRMILAPDALGRPTGPAPFVADAHARGLRVFTWTARPENAFLLARFRRHGGKAAFGDYEGEWQVLADAEVDGVFVDHTDLGVAFFHGA, from the coding sequence ATGCCGCGCCCCCGTCCCCTCGTCATCGGCCACCGCGGTGCGCCCGGCTATCGACCAGAGCACAGCCGGTCGTCGTACGACCTCGCGCTGGCCACGGGCGCCGACGCCGTTGAGCCCGATGTCGTCGTCAGTCGCGACGGGGTGCTCATGGTGCGGCACGAGAACGAGATCTCGGGCACGACCGATGTCGCCGATCGTCTCGAGTACGCCGATCGTCGCACCACGAAGACCATCGACGGCGAGCAGCTGACCGGCTGGTTCACCGAGGATTTCACGGCGGACGAGCTTTGCGGCCTGCACTGCCGCGAACGGCTGCCGAAGCTGCGTCCTGCCAGTGCCGCCCTCGACGACCGGGAGCAGGTGCTGCGGCTGCGTGACGTGCTGGACCTCGTGCGGGACGCCGCCCGCGTGCAGGGCCGGCCGATCGGCGTCGTCGTGGAGATCAAGCACGCGACGTACTTCGCAGGCCTGGGCTGGGACGTGGCCGAGCTGGTCGAGGCGGAACTGCGCGCGGCGGGCTGGGATGAGGGGGAGCTGCCGCTCGTCGTCGAGTCGTTCGAGTCGACGGTGCTCGCCCGGCTGCGCCGAAGCGGCATCCCGGCGGACCTCATCTATCTGCTCGAAGCGGCGGGCAAGCCCTTCGACCTCGTCGCCGGGCTCGGCGCCGACGCTCCCGACTACGCCGACACCGTCACCCCGGCGGGGCTCGATGCCCTGGTCGGACGGGTCGAGGGGATCAGTGTCGACAAGCGCATGATCCTCGCCCCCGACGCGCTCGGCCGCCCCACGGGGCCGGCGCCGTTCGTCGCCGACGCGCACGCGCGGGGCCTGCGCGTCTTCACCTGGACCGCCCGCCCCGAGAACGCCTTCCTGCTGGCGCGCTTCCGCAGGCACGGCGGCAAGGCCGCGTTCGGCGACTACGAAGGGGAGTGGCAGGTGCTGGCGGATGCCGAGGTCGACGGCGTCTTCGTCGACCACACCGACCTCGGGGTGGCGTTCTTCCACGGCGCCTGA
- a CDS encoding ABC transporter ATP-binding protein, which produces MTTPGIVARGVRRSFGDVHAVRDVTLEAREGAVTGLVGPNGSGKTTLMLMLASLLAPDAGEVRIGGVHPVADPAAARRLLGWMPDALGAWPSLTARETIAVTGELYDLPRPQAKARAAELLRDLGLEGLADAPARVLSRGQKQKLGLARALVHDPRVLLLDEPASGLDPQARIDLRVLLRRFAAEGRTVLISSHILSELEEVIDDAVFLVAGETVSSERVAVAASRTRTWRIRLADRDGVAAVLPVAAALGLDAGTLPTDRRDVLVGFASDADAARGLAALVAGGLPVAEFSAATGMLEHTFLDLREQPGAPGGAA; this is translated from the coding sequence GTGACCACACCCGGAATAGTGGCGCGCGGCGTCCGACGGTCGTTCGGAGACGTCCACGCCGTGCGCGACGTGACGCTGGAAGCCCGCGAAGGGGCGGTGACGGGCCTGGTCGGCCCCAACGGCTCCGGCAAGACCACCCTCATGCTCATGCTGGCCTCGCTCCTGGCCCCCGACGCCGGCGAGGTGCGGATCGGGGGCGTCCACCCGGTCGCCGATCCCGCCGCCGCGCGGCGCCTTCTCGGCTGGATGCCGGACGCCCTCGGCGCCTGGCCCTCTCTCACCGCTCGGGAGACGATCGCCGTCACGGGGGAGCTCTACGACCTGCCGCGGCCGCAGGCGAAGGCGCGCGCGGCGGAGCTGCTGCGCGACCTCGGGCTGGAGGGCCTCGCCGACGCACCCGCACGGGTGCTCTCGCGAGGGCAGAAGCAGAAGCTGGGCCTTGCGCGCGCGCTGGTGCACGACCCGCGGGTGCTGCTGCTGGACGAGCCCGCCTCAGGGCTCGACCCGCAGGCCCGCATCGACCTGCGCGTGCTGCTGCGGCGCTTCGCAGCCGAGGGGCGCACCGTGCTGATCTCCAGCCACATCCTCTCGGAGCTCGAAGAAGTGATCGACGACGCGGTGTTCCTCGTCGCCGGTGAGACGGTGAGCTCGGAGCGGGTGGCGGTCGCGGCATCCCGCACGCGCACGTGGCGCATCCGCCTGGCCGACCGCGACGGCGTCGCCGCTGTGCTGCCGGTGGCCGCCGCGCTGGGGCTGGATGCCGGCACCCTCCCCACCGACCGGCGCGACGTGCTGGTCGGGTTCGCCTCCGACGCGGATGCCGCGCGGGGGCTCGCCGCCCTCGTCGCCGGGGGACTGCCGGTGGCGGAGTTCTCCGCCGCGACCGGCATGCTCGAGCACACTTTCCTGGATCTGCGCGAGCAGCCGGGCGCCCCGGGAGGAGCAGCATGA
- a CDS encoding ABC transporter permease, whose product MNGRRIGVLVRLELIQRMRSVAWYVLLGVFAVLLVGVTALAFLAWGGSDDRGAGIYSTVVLITLLLALLVSPTLSGNSINGDRDAATLAPVQVTLATTGEILLGRFLAAWATGLAFAVVAAPFLVVATLAGGVSPVTVIVSLAVLIVEIGVVAALGTALSGILARPLFSVATTYLVVAALVIGTPITVGLVAFSVRSEVVSSYRVVEYTEAGGVTCTDEWETSVYEIPRPDTVWWVLAANPFVVLADAIPTQFERGGWPVDLFGQLKLVVRSIQQPPELEQRYDECAPSTGDDTTPRDIIAETVPSWFVGLGVQLLLAGGLMAWAYRRTRTPARTLPRGTRIA is encoded by the coding sequence ATGAACGGCCGGCGCATCGGTGTCCTCGTCCGTCTCGAGCTGATCCAGCGGATGCGGTCGGTCGCCTGGTATGTGCTGCTCGGGGTGTTCGCCGTGCTGCTGGTCGGCGTGACCGCACTGGCCTTCCTGGCCTGGGGCGGCAGCGATGACCGCGGCGCCGGGATCTACTCCACGGTCGTCCTCATCACCCTGCTGCTGGCTCTGCTGGTGTCGCCGACGCTCAGCGGCAACTCCATCAACGGCGACCGGGATGCCGCGACCCTCGCCCCGGTTCAGGTGACGCTCGCCACGACGGGCGAGATCCTGCTCGGGCGGTTCCTCGCCGCGTGGGCGACGGGCCTGGCGTTCGCGGTCGTGGCGGCGCCCTTCCTCGTGGTCGCGACCCTCGCGGGCGGCGTCAGCCCCGTGACGGTGATCGTCTCGCTCGCCGTGCTCATCGTCGAGATCGGGGTGGTGGCGGCGCTCGGCACGGCGCTCAGCGGCATCCTCGCCCGGCCGCTCTTCTCGGTCGCCACGACCTACCTCGTGGTGGCAGCGCTCGTGATCGGCACACCCATCACGGTGGGGCTCGTCGCGTTCAGCGTGCGCAGCGAGGTGGTGTCGTCGTATCGGGTCGTCGAGTACACCGAGGCCGGCGGCGTGACCTGCACCGACGAGTGGGAGACGAGCGTCTACGAGATCCCGCGGCCCGACACCGTGTGGTGGGTGCTCGCGGCGAACCCGTTCGTCGTGCTCGCCGACGCGATCCCGACGCAGTTCGAGCGGGGCGGTTGGCCGGTCGACCTCTTCGGGCAGCTCAAGCTCGTGGTGCGCTCGATCCAGCAGCCGCCCGAGCTGGAGCAGCGATACGACGAGTGTGCGCCGTCGACAGGGGACGACACGACGCCGCGCGACATCATCGCCGAGACGGTGCCGAGCTGGTTCGTCGGTCTCGGGGTGCAGCTGCTGCTCGCCGGCGGACTGATGGCGTGGGCCTACCGGCGCACGCGCACCCCGGCACGCACGCTGCCGCGCGGTACCCGCATCGCCTGA
- a CDS encoding M23 family metallopeptidase codes for MTEHTTSSSPTPASTRRSARIAAARAARERWTILVTGRAADRTPGSGRRALHAAFAVTVVVSLAGTTAMPAAAVTIHDVSDTAAQPADTSVDRGRGAADDSSTLVTASDAVAPEETQSLVVASEPEAVALDRLSYAATTPEEIAAVKQAEEAAAQAERARLAAAVTNGQLAAVTSAIPAGGGVVRPLPYFNNFGTPYAGHRGVDYMVGAGTPIMSIADGVVIESSESGPGWGVYVKIAHNINGVSVTSLYAHMTYGTRTVQVGDRVSAGQVIGQVGETGRAFGAHLHLEIQVNNGYVNGESWLIAHGA; via the coding sequence TTGACCGAGCACACCACTTCCTCCAGCCCCACCCCTGCTTCCACGCGCCGATCCGCCCGCATCGCCGCCGCACGTGCGGCCCGGGAACGGTGGACGATCCTGGTGACCGGGCGGGCGGCGGACCGCACGCCCGGCTCCGGCCGACGCGCCCTCCACGCCGCCTTCGCCGTGACCGTCGTGGTGAGCCTGGCTGGAACCACCGCCATGCCGGCCGCTGCCGTGACGATCCACGACGTGTCCGACACCGCTGCGCAGCCCGCCGACACCTCCGTCGACCGGGGTCGAGGTGCCGCCGACGACTCCTCCACGCTGGTGACCGCGTCCGACGCAGTGGCACCCGAAGAGACACAGTCGCTCGTCGTCGCCTCGGAGCCCGAGGCCGTCGCCCTCGACCGCCTCTCCTACGCCGCCACGACGCCCGAGGAGATCGCTGCGGTCAAGCAGGCTGAGGAGGCCGCGGCGCAGGCTGAGCGCGCCCGGCTCGCCGCCGCGGTCACCAACGGCCAGCTGGCAGCGGTCACCTCCGCCATCCCCGCCGGCGGCGGTGTCGTCCGGCCGCTTCCGTACTTCAACAACTTCGGCACGCCCTATGCCGGCCACCGCGGCGTGGACTACATGGTCGGTGCCGGCACCCCCATCATGTCGATCGCCGACGGCGTCGTGATCGAGTCATCTGAGAGCGGCCCCGGCTGGGGTGTCTACGTCAAGATCGCGCACAACATCAACGGCGTGAGTGTCACCTCGCTGTACGCCCACATGACCTACGGCACCCGCACGGTGCAAGTGGGCGATCGCGTGTCCGCCGGCCAGGTCATCGGGCAGGTCGGCGAGACCGGCCGCGCGTTCGGGGCGCACCTGCACCTCGAGATCCAGGTGAACAACGGCTACGTCAACGGCGAGAGCTGGCTCATCGCCCACGGCGCCTGA